The DNA region TCTTCGTAAAGAATTTTGCAACCTCTACAGTTTCTTCCCAGGTTCTTGGTACCCTTAAGTCTTTTCCAAACATCTTTTTAAATTCGGCTTTTAACTTAGAATCGCTGAAGAGATCTTTACGATAATAGAAGAGCATGGTATTGCAATAAAAAGGTATACCTATATTCTTTCCTGCCCATATACCAGCTATATGCCATATAGTGGGGTCAAAATCTTTCATGTCCCAATTAGGATCCACAAGATCCGGATTCTGTTTTCTAAATTCCTCCAAATCTACAAACCCCTTTGCAACAGCACCTGCTGTCATTACGTCCCAAGTTGCCACATCAAAAGCCCCGGTCCCACTCGCCACATCAGCAAGCATCCTTGGATAGAGCACTTCCCAAGATATAGGAGTCACCTGGACTTTTATATTAGGATATTTTTGCATAAACCTTTGAGCAATATCTTGCAAGGCATCAGCATTATCAGGTGATGACCACACATTTAAAACTACTTGTTTTTGGGCATATCCCCCAACAATTAATAATAGGAATAAAGAAACGGTAGCTAAAACCAAAAACTTTCTCATAAATAACCCTCCCCTTTGAGAAAATTTGGAAACCCCAAGAGGATCTTTAAAAGATTTACAAAACTCCTTACTCCTTATCGCCCCCTTAATTTTTTTAGTAAAAACTTCACTAAATAATATAACACTACTTACTTTTAAAGTCAAGTTTAAACTGTTGACTACTAATTAAAATAATTGTATATTTTAAGTAAAATTTTAATCTCTTAATGTCAAAAGGTGATAGTAATGAGGAGAGAAGATATAAAGAAAAAGGTCACATTAAAAGATATTGCAAAAGCTGCTGGGGTATCTGTATCAGCAGTATCCTTTGCATTAAATAACAAAGGATCTCTTAATCCTGAGACAAAGACAAAAATTTTAAAAATTGCTCAAGAACTTGGCTATACTCCAGAAAGAGAGCTAAAAAAGACTTATACTATAGGACTTGTAATAAGTGATGTTACAAATCCCTTCTATCCAGCAGTGGTTATAGGAGTGGAGAGTGTCTTATTAAAACATGGTTATAGTCTCTTCCTTTGCAATACTGATTATGACCCTGACCTTGGATGTACATCTATAAAAAGGTTCATAGACAGAAACGTAGATGGTGTAATAATAATGACTAACAGATTGGATGACTCAGTAATAGAACTTCTTAAACTGTATAATATTCCTGTGTTAGTCTTTGACAGGAATATAGAGGGTCTTGATGTCAGCGGGTTATTAGTAGATTTCCAGTCAGGAATATCCGAAGCTGTCACTCACCTTGTCAATTTAGGACATACAGATATCGCCATAATTACGGGACCCCTTGATTTAGAGACAGCCCAAGCAAGACTCAGAGCCTTTAAGATGGCTCTTAAGAGATATCATATTGACTTACCCGAGGATAGAATCTTTGAGGGCGACTTCAAAATGAGAAGTGGTGAAGAGGCCATGAGAAAAATTTTAAAACTTGACCCAAGACCTACTGCAGTTTTCGCATCTAACGATATGATGGCAATTGGTGCTTTAAGAGAGGCTCAAAACCAAGGATTAAGAATTCCAGAAGATATATCCATTGTAGGTCTTGATGATATCATGATGGCATCTTATGTAAATCCTTCTTTAACCACAGTAGTATTCCCTCAACAAGAAGTAGGAACAAAAGCAGCAGAACTAATACTTAGAGCCATAGAAAAGGGAGAGAAAGCAGTATCCTATATCCATACTTACCTTGTCATTAGAAAATCCACTGGCCCTGCACCAATTAAATAAAAATTTATGATAATTCCTTAGCAAAAAGGGCAGCTCCTAAAGCCCCAACTATTTGGGGTTCATGGGGAGTTTTTATACTTACTCCTATTAACTCCTCTAATGCCTTTACAACTCCAATATTTTTTGCTACTCCCCCACTCATAACTACCTCCTGATCTATGCCTACCCTCTTGACAAGAGCAACCGCTCTTTTAGCTACCGAATAATTAATTCCTTTTATAATTTTTTCCTTAGGTACGCCCTCAGAAATTAGGGTTATTATTTCAGATTCTGCAAAAACAGTACAAATATTAGTTATATCCACGTAATCTGAGGTTTTAAGATGAATTTCTCCAAATTCATCAAAAGAAACTTGAAGTACCTTAGACATGATCTCCAAAAAGCGTCCTGTCCCTGCGGCACACTTGTCATTCATTACAAAATCAAGTACAGCACCATTTTTACCAATTTTTATCACTTTACTATCTTGTCCACCTATATCTATCACTGTTCTTGCATCTGGAAATAAAAAATTTATACCTTTAGCATGACAAGATATTTCAGTTTTGGATTTGTCAGTAAAATCCACTTTTATCCTTCCATAACCTGTAGCCACAATACTGTTAATATCCTTTAAAGAGATATTATGAGTTTTCAGCAAATCGTCAATCAGATCCAAAGCAGTTTTATTCCCATCAGAACCTGTTTCTCTTATAGCATAACCCAAAATATTATCTTTTGTCCCATTGGATGAAAGCAAAACAACCTTTGTGGTAGCTGAACCAATATCTACTCCTAAGAAATACTTCATGATATCACCTCTAAAAAGGCTTCTATTCTCGTTTTAATCTGCTCTTTGGGAAAATTAAGTTCATCTACTAGGTCTCCATCAATTACAAGAGAGGGAACTCCCTCTCTTACAAGTTTTTGCCTAATTATATAAGTAGGTACTGAACCTTGTCTACATCCCCATTGATTGAAAATTATCACCCCATGAGCTTTATATTTTTCTACGTTTTCTAATGCTACCTTTATTCTATCCTCCAAACTTGAGAAGGCTTTAAGATTTATTAGCTTTTTAGCAAGAGATTCAAAGGGGTTATTAATATCAAGCCTTTCCCAAGAGACCGATGTAGATTCCTCAAAAACAATGTACGCTCCTTTATCATTTAGCCACTTAAAAAGGTCTGTCTTAAAATAGGGGCCAAGATGCATCCAGTATAATCTTACTTTTGGTTCTATAATTTTACCTTTTTGAATTCTACTTTTTATCTCATCTCTTAGGGTCTTAAAGAATTCAACTCCATACTTAGAGCCAAAAACTGAAAAAATCATCCCAGCATAATCAAGAAAATTTTTACCATCCATCACTACGTAATCTCTTCTAAGTTCTTTCACTTCTTCAAAATAATTATAAGCCTCATTGGACAAAATAATAACTTTCTTAAGCCTTTCTATTCCATCTTTTACCCCGAGCCTTTTAGTAAGTTCATAATATATCCTCTCAATTTGAGAAGCTAAATACTCTTCATCTTCAAAAGAATCTATGACAAAAATCTCTCCTCCATTCAATTCTTTTATGAGACTAAAAGAAAATATGGGAGAAAAGCATGGCTTTGTATAGCTTACGAGGAAATCAGGAGTAGGAAAAACCTTTAATTTTGATAATCCCAAAATACCTCTATGTACACTACATACATCAGAATTTCCCAAAATTCCCTCGCTTTCATTAAGAGCTCTTCTTAATAAACCAAGAGCAGAGAAAAAACCTGATGCTACTTCTGGAAGAAGGGGATATATATCTAAAGCATAGAATATCTCTGAGGGAGTAAAAATATTTATCATAACTTTTTTACTCTTCTTACCATATATGTACTTTATCAGATCTAAAGCATACAGGTAGGAGATTTTTGTAACTTTGTCTTCCTTGTATTTCGCGTTGATGAAGATCTTTGCCCCTAAATAGACAGGAAAAGAACCCACAAAATTTTTTATTAAATTTTGTCTTTCATAAACTAACTTTTCTACGCTCATAAATCATCTCCACAAAAGCTTCAACTCTTGTTCTTATTTGTCCTTTATTCCCTAAGGTATAATCATCCTCAATTGTAAGAACTGGAAGATTCAAAGTTTTAATAATCTCCCTCAATCTTGCTGATTGGTAGATAAGAGGATCACAGAATTTTAGAGTATAAATAATAACTCCATCAATATTTTCCTTCAACCTTTTTATATTTTCAATCCTTTTTTCCTGCCCCAAACTTCTAACACATGCAGTTCTTTTAAGATAATACTCGGAGATAACATAAAAAGGATCTTTATGGTAATTTTCAACTCTTTCTAATAAATTCCCCCCAAAACAGGAATCAATATAAGCAACCTCAACTCCTAAGCTATGTAAGTATTTAATAAAATCAAGAGGAAACATAGAAGAGAGTAAATAAACTTTTACCTGAGGGTTATGATCATAATTATTCTCAAAGTTAGTATAGGCTTCTCCAGTAAGAAGAGAAAATATAGATAAAGGATTTAACCCATCTCTCCTAATCTTATCCCTTAAAGAGTTGTAAAAATCAATCGTCTTAACAAGCTTTTCCGTTTCTATACCACCGTTTAGGTCTTTAAAAAGTTCCTTAAGTTCAGTAGCAAAGTATTTTACAGAATTCTCATCACTATTAAAGGGAATTCTTAAGAAATAAATACTATTAGAAACTCCTAACTCTTTCCAACACTCATATATTCTCTTTGAGGAATCACAACCATCGGTAAGAATGATCTTTTCCAAATTTAAACCATTTCTTAAAATATATTCATTCACATTTCTGATGTATGGACAGAAATATTTAGGATATACCTCGTCAGTTCTTTCTGGATATAAAGGAGGAAAAATTATAGGAAGAGGTTCAAAACCTGAAGCGGAAATAATCTCGGGAGGTACATAGGAACACATATATCCTACATACCCCCCTGAATTAATCTTGTCTTTTAAGTATGAATAATAATCAAAATATTCTCCTATTTCCTCCATTGAGAAAGATTATATCACAAAAACTACTTTACTCCTTTAACCTTATCTCTAATTTCAATCAATTCTTTCATCACATGGTACAAATTATAAGAGGCTTCTTTGGTTCCAAAAATATCATGAAGCTCCCTATATAACTTATAAAGTTTATTGTAAATCTCACTATCTTCTTGCCTTGGATAATATACTTTATCCTTTACTCTACATATAGCCTTTTGTGCTTCCTCCACATTCCTATACCCGCTTTTCTCATATCCCGCAGCTACTGCTCCAAAAATAGCTGCTCCCAGAGCCGGCGTTTGAGAAGAATAGGATATTTTTATTGTCCTTCCTAATATATCAGCATAAACCTGCATCATAAAAGGATTCTTTTCAGGTATACCACCACATGCTATAACTTCATTGACTTTCACTCCATATTCTTCAAATCTTTCCATTATCACTCTTGCTCCAAAAGCTGTCGCTTCTATTAACGCTCTGTAGATCTCTTCTGGTCTTGTATGAAGGGTTTGTCCTATAAGAAGGCCAGTTAACTTTGCATCTACAAGTACTGTTCTATTTCCATTATTCCAATCCAAAGCAAGAAGTCCGCTTTCTCCTGTCTTTAGCTTCTCTGCCTTCTCTGTTAAGAGTTGATGCAAATCCTTGTTTTTTCCCTCTTCTCCAAAATATTCCCTCGGAGTTAAATACTTCACAAACCAGTTAAATATATCTCCTACAGCAGACTGCCCTGCCTCGAGCCCATAATATCCTGGAAGAATTGAACCATCTACTATTCCACAAAGCCCAGGTATGTCAGGAAGTTTCTCAGTATTTGGTACCACCATCATATCGCAAGTAGAAGTGCCTATAACCTTCACAAGCACACCAGGCTTAATTCCTGCTCCAACTCCACCCATGTGAGCATCAAAAGCTCCTACAGCTACTACTACATCTTTATTTAAGCCAAATTTATCCGCATAATACTCTGATATATATCCAAAAGGAACATCAGAAGTATAAGCCTTATCGTATAGCCTATCCCTCAAATCTGCTAACTTAGGATCTAACTGAGAAAGAAATTCCTTACTGGGCAATCCTCCCCATTCCAAATTGAACATAGCTTTATGCCCTGCTGCACATATACTTCTTTTTATCTCATGAGGTTTAGTCTTTCCTGTCAAAACTGCTGGTATATAATCACATATCTCAACCCAAGTATATGCAGAATCAAACACCTTAGGATCTACTCTTAAACAATGTAATATCTTGGAGAAGAACCATTCTGAGGAATATACACCCCCGTATTTCCTTAAATAAGGATATCCCTTCTCGTTAGCCAGTCTCGTTATCTCCTCGGCTTCCTCATAACTTGAGTGATCCTTCCAAAGCCACGCTAAAGCATTAATGTTATCTTTAAATTCTTCATGAAAGGCAAGAGGAACCCCATCCTTATCTATTGGTAAAGGAGTACTTCCTGTAGTATCTATTCCTATCCCTATAACATCCTTTCTACTAAACTCCTTACTATTTTTCTCTGCCTCCCTTAATGCTCCTTCTATAGTTACCTCAAGACCTTTTATATAATCTGCCGGATGTTGTCTTGCCACATTAGGATTTTTAGGGTCAAGAATTACGCCATCTTCTCCA from Dictyoglomus turgidum DSM 6724 includes:
- a CDS encoding acyl-CoA dehydratase activase, which codes for MKYFLGVDIGSATTKVVLLSSNGTKDNILGYAIRETGSDGNKTALDLIDDLLKTHNISLKDINSIVATGYGRIKVDFTDKSKTEISCHAKGINFLFPDARTVIDIGGQDSKVIKIGKNGAVLDFVMNDKCAAGTGRFLEIMSKVLQVSFDEFGEIHLKTSDYVDITNICTVFAESEIITLISEGVPKEKIIKGINYSVAKRAVALVKRVGIDQEVVMSGGVAKNIGVVKALEELIGVSIKTPHEPQIVGALGAALFAKELS
- a CDS encoding LacI family DNA-binding transcriptional regulator, with protein sequence MRREDIKKKVTLKDIAKAAGVSVSAVSFALNNKGSLNPETKTKILKIAQELGYTPERELKKTYTIGLVISDVTNPFYPAVVIGVESVLLKHGYSLFLCNTDYDPDLGCTSIKRFIDRNVDGVIIMTNRLDDSVIELLKLYNIPVLVFDRNIEGLDVSGLLVDFQSGISEAVTHLVNLGHTDIAIITGPLDLETAQARLRAFKMALKRYHIDLPEDRIFEGDFKMRSGEEAMRKILKLDPRPTAVFASNDMMAIGALREAQNQGLRIPEDISIVGLDDIMMASYVNPSLTTVVFPQQEVGTKAAELILRAIEKGEKAVSYIHTYLVIRKSTGPAPIK
- a CDS encoding 2-hydroxyacyl-CoA dehydratase family protein, encoding MSVEKLVYERQNLIKNFVGSFPVYLGAKIFINAKYKEDKVTKISYLYALDLIKYIYGKKSKKVMINIFTPSEIFYALDIYPLLPEVASGFFSALGLLRRALNESEGILGNSDVCSVHRGILGLSKLKVFPTPDFLVSYTKPCFSPIFSFSLIKELNGGEIFVIDSFEDEEYLASQIERIYYELTKRLGVKDGIERLKKVIILSNEAYNYFEEVKELRRDYVVMDGKNFLDYAGMIFSVFGSKYGVEFFKTLRDEIKSRIQKGKIIEPKVRLYWMHLGPYFKTDLFKWLNDKGAYIVFEESTSVSWERLDINNPFESLAKKLINLKAFSSLEDRIKVALENVEKYKAHGVIIFNQWGCRQGSVPTYIIRQKLVREGVPSLVIDGDLVDELNFPKEQIKTRIEAFLEVIS
- a CDS encoding ribulokinase, with the translated sequence MGKYAIGLDYGTNSVRALVVDISNGEELGTYVYNYEHGEDGVILDPKNPNVARQHPADYIKGLEVTIEGALREAEKNSKEFSRKDVIGIGIDTTGSTPLPIDKDGVPLAFHEEFKDNINALAWLWKDHSSYEEAEEITRLANEKGYPYLRKYGGVYSSEWFFSKILHCLRVDPKVFDSAYTWVEICDYIPAVLTGKTKPHEIKRSICAAGHKAMFNLEWGGLPSKEFLSQLDPKLADLRDRLYDKAYTSDVPFGYISEYYADKFGLNKDVVVAVGAFDAHMGGVGAGIKPGVLVKVIGTSTCDMMVVPNTEKLPDIPGLCGIVDGSILPGYYGLEAGQSAVGDIFNWFVKYLTPREYFGEEGKNKDLHQLLTEKAEKLKTGESGLLALDWNNGNRTVLVDAKLTGLLIGQTLHTRPEEIYRALIEATAFGARVIMERFEEYGVKVNEVIACGGIPEKNPFMMQVYADILGRTIKISYSSQTPALGAAIFGAVAAGYEKSGYRNVEEAQKAICRVKDKVYYPRQEDSEIYNKLYKLYRELHDIFGTKEASYNLYHVMKELIEIRDKVKGVK
- a CDS encoding 2-hydroxyacyl-CoA dehydratase subunit D, which gives rise to MEEIGEYFDYYSYLKDKINSGGYVGYMCSYVPPEIISASGFEPLPIIFPPLYPERTDEVYPKYFCPYIRNVNEYILRNGLNLEKIILTDGCDSSKRIYECWKELGVSNSIYFLRIPFNSDENSVKYFATELKELFKDLNGGIETEKLVKTIDFYNSLRDKIRRDGLNPLSIFSLLTGEAYTNFENNYDHNPQVKVYLLSSMFPLDFIKYLHSLGVEVAYIDSCFGGNLLERVENYHKDPFYVISEYYLKRTACVRSLGQEKRIENIKRLKENIDGVIIYTLKFCDPLIYQSARLREIIKTLNLPVLTIEDDYTLGNKGQIRTRVEAFVEMIYERRKVSL